From the genome of Oncorhynchus masou masou isolate Uvic2021 chromosome 15, UVic_Omas_1.1, whole genome shotgun sequence:
tgtgtgtgtgtgtgtgtgtgtgtgtgtgtgtgtgtgtgtgtgtgtgtgtgtgtgtgtgtgtgtgtgtgtgtgtgtgtgtgtgtattagggggAGAACAATCGAGGACCTCTAAACCTCAATGGTCTTACAGGGTGCTGTATTAATAGGCTGTGGGTGACAAACTGTTTAATCAAGGGTAAGGTGTGTGTTGTTTAACTGttatattgtgtttgtgtgttgaacAGGCCCGTTCCTGAAGAGGCTGCTCAGTGGCGTGAGTCCCTGGACCATGTGCTGACCAACAGCTGTAAGTACgcccagaaatacacacacacacaacaaataaGTCCTTGTGAAAAGCTATGAGGTCTTCTAGAAAACCATCTGTTTCTCAACCCAATCATATGATACTTTACACGAAATACTGAGCAGACCGACTAGAATTAACATTGTCTGATGGTATTCATTATCATTATGCAGAGAGATCTCCTGGGAGAACTAATATTTTATAATCCATCTGTGAACATAAAGTCTATATTAAGTAAAAGATGACACCTGGGTCAAAAATGAAGCTGGAAAATACTGAATGCCTTGAAAACACAGTTGCTGTTTCATATTAAATCCAAATTTTAGATGCTACCACCCTCCTCCAAATCAAAACCAAACATTAATTTCATATTGTGTTCTAATTTTCTGCGCACGCATGTCTGTGTTTCACATCTGTTTGTCCTAGCTAATCAGCGTCGCAATACAGGCACCATGCTGCCAGACAGGAAGTAAAACGGAGCATTTGCGAACAAACATTGACATCTACAGTATGTTTGGttttgatttggaggtggatgtGGTAGCATCTAACAATTGCATTAAATGTTTTCCTGGGAACTGCTCCAcgctgcaaaaaaaacaacacttttcAATCAGAACCGTCTATTGAAATACAGATACACTACttgaccaaaagtatatggacacctgctcgttgaacatcacattccaaaatcatgggaagTAATggggagttggtcccccctttcctGCTATAACAATGTCCTTTCTTCTGGGAAGACTtgccactagatgttgggacttgctgccattcagccacaagagcattagtgaggacgGGCACtgaggttgggcgattaggcctggctttgAGTCGGtgttccaaatcatcccaaatgtgtttgatggggttgaggtcagagctctgtgctggccagtcaagttcttccacacgatctcaacaaaacatttctgtatagacctcgctttgtgcacaggggcattgtcatgccgaaacaggaaagggccttccccaaaatgttgctacaaagttgaaagcacagaatcgtctagaatgtcattgtatgctgtagcgttaagattctcttcactggaactaaggggcctagcccgaaccatgaaaaacagcccaagaccattattccttatccaccaaactttacagtttgcactatgcattcAAGTAGGaatcgtgattcatcactcctcAGAAcatatttccactgctccagagtacaatggCAGCTTGCTTTACACCACGCCAGCTggtgcttggcattgcgcatggtgatcttaggcttgtgtgaggctgcttggccatttcatgaagctcccaatgaacagttattgtgctgacattgcttccagaggcattttggaactcggtagtgagtgttgcaaccgaggacagatgatttttacactcTATGCGCTTCAGCTCTCGGCAATCCCACTATAGTAGAGTCCCTGGATAGATGAAAGCAAAGAGATTGTTCTTATTTCTGAGTCAAGGGAAGTTGCTGGATCAGGGTTCTGGTTATTTATTTatactcaacaaaaatataaaagcaacatgcaacaatttcaacaaatgtactgagtcacagttcatataaggaaatcagtgaattgaaaaaaaatgtattttaatttatGAATTTCACAAGACCGGGCAAGGGTGCAGCCataggtgggcctgggagggcataggccaaTGAGGTTTTCCCTACAAAAAGAGCTTTATAATGGACAGAAGTACTCCTcactttcatcagctgtccgggtggctggtctcagacaaccccgcaggtgaagaagccggatgtggaggtcctgggctggcgtggttacacgtagtctgtggttgtgaggccggttggacgtactgccaaattctctaaaattatgttggaggcggcttatggttgagaaattaacattaaattaacactttacatgttgtcttgtatttttgatcagtatactgtatatacagtcagGCCCATTATGTTTTCACTTCAGCAACACATTGAGGATTAGCGGGCCATGTAAGAATCCAACCCCCAACTCTGATATTGTAAACACTCAGCCATTGGAGCTTATCATCATCCTATCATAACAGAGGCACAGTGGCAGCATGTCTCTGGAATTCAGGACTCAGGGGAGATGTTGGAGGATTGGCCAAATGCCCTCTGTGTTAAAATATGGGAACaactcactgtctctctatttcactctgtctctactttctctctctgctctttgcTCTCTGCTATGTTTccctcttcccccactctctctctctctgatcatttAATATTCccatctcctctatctctcccagaTGGCCTGGCCATGTTCCGTGGCTTCCTGCGCTCTGAGTTCAGTGAGGAGAACATTGAGTTCTGGGTGGCCTGTGAGAACTTCAAAAAGACCAAGTCTCCCATGAAGATGACTATGAAAGCCAGAAAGATCTATGAGGACTTCATCCAGACCGAGGGACCCAGAGAGGTGACAGAAAATGTGGCAAGCAAATGTGTACTATTGTTGTATTTGCTGTGGAAGCCCAGACTTACCTTATCCttcctgtctccgtctctctctgtctctctctctctctctgactctctctctctctctgactctctcctccctcccatacTTCTCACTTTTCCTCCCTTAAGGTGAACATTGATCATTACACCAAGGATGTGACCCTGAGGAACCTGGTTGACCTTTCCTCCACAACCTTTGACCTGGCCCAGAAGAGAATTTATGCTCTGATGGAGAAGGACTCCTTCGGCCGCTTCCTGAGATCCGAGAAGTACCAGGAGCTGGTTAATTAAGAAGATGATTGCAGAGTAAGGGTAAATTCCAAACGAATTGGTTCATTTGAAGTGGAATTAGGTCTTTAAAATTATTTGATGGAACTGACTCAAGCAAGACTGCAGGTTTGATAACTAAGGACAAACATAAAGATAGACCTCATTCTAAACCACCTTGACTCCATATTTCAAATGACTAATTACTACTATATTTGTCTTATATAGCTGTAGCCAATCAAAATTTTACAAGTCAATTAAAAAAGTAAAGAGTGTAACACAATATGACAATTTGACATTATTTGTTAAATGTTTACTCCAACTGAGAGACAAACAAACCACCAATCAATTAaacagtgatttaaaaaaaatacatttgaacatCACCATTTCTTAGAAGATAAACCAAAGGTCATAATTATTGCAGACAAAATAATCTGCAATGATTTTGTCCCATAAAAAAAGTGTTAATAAATAGTCTAAATAAAAACatcctagacagacagacagacagacagacagacagacagacagacagacagacagacagacagacagacagacagacagacagacagacagacagacagacagacagacagatagacagatagacagatagacagaccatATTTGTACAACAACTTTCCCTGGAATAAAATACCATTGGCTTTCAGAGTTTCTGGGGAGGAGAATATGACCTCTGCCTTGAGACTCTTAGTGACACATCCAGGACCCATCCAGTGTTCTAAATGGGAAGAAAGGGTGAGGGACTTATTGGGACCGGACACTCTAGTGTTCCCACAGCCAAGTAGGAAACAGTCTAAGAAGAAAAGACATACAGTAGAAACCAGGTGCCTTGAGAAGCTGTGAGAATGTGTCCCCAACCATGCTCTCATGCAATCCTTGGGACAAGTGGTAGGCAGTTTGTTCAGTGGTTTACGGACCACTGTATTGTACGTTGATAAGATGGGAATACCGAGTAAGAGTGGATCTCATAAAAGAATAGAACTCAGTATTTttccaaatatatattttttggtgtGGTGAACTAATTGAAAGTCAGTCATTTCACCTAAAGATAGCAATGAAGCATAGGAGATGAGTAAAGGACACATACCCAATACATCAACATCATAAAGTTTTGTGGCTTTTCTACCATAGCAAAATAGAAATATATGCACTCCATTATGAATTAACTAATCGTATTTCTATACAGCTTTCATTATTTCTGTTTATCACTCACCATTCA
Proteins encoded in this window:
- the LOC135556281 gene encoding regulator of G-protein signaling 5-like, which encodes MCRGLAALPQSCLERAKEIKSKLGVLLQKPENGIDLIIPNPEKPEKKPEKLQKPVPEEAAQWRESLDHVLTNSYGLAMFRGFLRSEFSEENIEFWVACENFKKTKSPMKMTMKARKIYEDFIQTEGPREVNIDHYTKDVTLRNLVDLSSTTFDLAQKRIYALMEKDSFGRFLRSEKYQELVN